Genomic window (Tardiphaga sp. vice304):
TGGTGTTCCAGAAGCCGACGCCGTTCCCGATGACCATCTACGAAAACATCGCCTTCGGCGTGCGTCTCTACGAGAAGATCTCGAAGTCGGAGATGGATGGCCGCGTCGAGAAGGCGCTGCGCGGCGGCGCTCTGTGGAACGAGGTCAAGGACAAGCTGAACGCCTCCGGTCTCAGCCTGTCGGGCGGCCAGCAGCAACGCCTGTGCATCGCGCGCACCATTGCGGTCAGGCCCGAGGTGATCCTGTTCGACGAGCCGTGCTCGGCGCTGGATCCGATCTCGACCGCCAAGATCGAGGAATTGATCGACGAGTTGAAGAACGACTACACCATTGCCATCGTCACCCACAACATGCAGCAGGCGGCGCGCGTTTCTGACAGCACCGCCTTCATGTATCTCGGCGAGTTGATCGAATTCGGCCCGACCAACAAGATCTTCACCTCGCCGACAGATCGCCGTACCCAGGATTACATCACCGGCCGGTTCGGCTGACGCGTTGAACGCGGGAGGGATTGATATGGCTTTCGAACACACGACCAAGGCCTTCGACGGCGACCTGCAGGAATTGACCCGGCTGGTCGCTGAAATGGGTGGTCTCGCGGAGCGGCAGATCACCGATTCCGTCGACGCCTTGGTGCGTCGCGACATTCCGCTGGGAATGAAGGTGGCCGCCGCCGACCAGGAAATCGACCAACTGCAGCGCGTCATCGAAGAGCGTGCCGTGCTCACCATTGCCCGGCGTCAGCCGATGGCGGTGGATCTGCGCGAGATCGTTGGCGCGATGCGGGTTGCCACCGATCTGGAGCGGATCGGCGATCTCGCCAAGAACATCGGCAAGCGCGTCAATGCGTTGGACAGCGACTTCCATCCGCTGAAGCTGATCCGCGGCCTCGAACACATGACTGATCTGGTGCGCTCGCAGGTCAAGGCCGTGCTCGATGCCTACGCCGCGCATGATCTGCCGGCGGCGATGGCGGTGTGGAAGGGCGACGAGGAGATCGACGCGATCTGCACCTCGCTGTTCCGCGAACTGCTGACCTACATGATGGAAGATCCGCGCAACATCTCGTTCTGCATCCATCTGATGTTCTGCGCCAAAAACATCGAGCGGATCGGCGATCATGCCACCAACATCGCCGAAACCGTATTCTACATGATTGAGGGCGAAGCGATCCTGGACAAGCGCCCGAAGGGCGATATGACCAATTTCGCCAACGCCCCGGTTTAACGAGAGAGACAAGCCCATGAACGCGCGCATTCTGGTGGTCGAAGACGAAGAAGCGCTGACCACGCTGCTGCGCTACAACCTCGACGCCGAAGGCTACGAGGTCGAGACCGTCGCCCGCGGCGACGACGCCGACACCCGCTTGAAAGAGCGGGTGCCGGATCTGGTGGTGCTGGACTGGATGCTGCCGGGCCTGTCGGGCATCGAATTGTGCCGCCGGCTGCGCGCGCGTCCGGAGACCAAGTCGCTGCCGATCATCATGCTGACGGCGCGCGGCGAGGAAAGCGAACGCGTCCGAGGCCTGGCCACCGGCGCCGACGATTACATCGTCAAGCCGTTCTCGGTGCCGGAGCTGCTGGCCCGCGTGAAGGGCCTGTTGCGCCGTGCCGCGCCGGAGCGGCTGGCGACCGTGCTGTCGTTCGGCGACATAGAGCTCGACCGCGACAAGCGCCGCGTCGTTCGTTCCGGCCGGCCGATCGATCTCGGCCCGACCGAATATCGCCTGCTCGAATTCTTCCTCGAACATCCCGGCCGGGTGTTCAGCCGCGAGCAACTGCTCGACAGCGTGTGGGGCCGCGATATCTATATCGACGAGCGCACCGTCGACGTGCATATCGGCCGTCTGCGCAAGATCCTCAACCCGCGCGGCGAGCAGGATCCGATCCGCACCGTGCGCGGCGCCGGCTACGCGCTGGACGACCGCTTCGCCAGCATCAGCGCCGAACAGGCAAGCTGAGCGAGCAGAGTTCTTAGCGCTCGCTTGCTTGCCATCCCACATCAAATTCTAGCCGCGACCCTCGGTTACCTCTCCCCGGCGGGGAGAGGTAACCGTGCGTCGCGGCTGGGCTAGAGACCGAACGTCGTTTTCGTAAAAAGGTGGTGCGGGAGGTGTTTACTCCGCCGGGCTCGCGATCGCCGGCGCCGTGGCAGCGTACTTGTCCATCGCAAGATAAACACCGCCCGCCACCAGAATCCCGGCCAGCCAGCTCAAATCGGCGCCGCCCAGCAGGTTGATCGAGATCGGTCCCTGCAGCGTCGGCACCAGCCCGTCCTGAAACAGCCATGCGGCGACCAAGCCGACGCCGAAGGCGATCATTCCGCTCCAATTGATATCGCCATAGGCGCTCGTCTGCGGAGACTTGTAGAGTTCGGCGACGTCGATCACGCCCTTCCGCTTCACGAAGAAGTCCGCGAGGATCACGCCGGCATAGGGGCTCATCCACATCAACAGGCTGATCAGCCAGTTGTCGAACGCCTTGGCGAAAGACGGCGCAGAGATGAAGTAGATCGTCACCGCATAGCCGGCGACACCGACGATCAGCGCCAGCGCCGTGCGCGACAGTTTGAGGCCCATGCTCAACGCCGCCAGCGCCGCCGAATAGACGTTGAGGATGTTGCTGGCGATCGGCCCATGCAGAACCATCAAGAGCACCAGCAGCGCGGCAACGCCGCCGAACACCGCGCTGACCATCTTGGCCGGATCGGCATCCAGCGTTACCGACGCGATGGTAGCGCCGAGGACAGCGAGCCACACCGAGGGCACGAACATGCCGATGTAGCTGTACCAGAAGACCTGTCTCGAGGAGATGGTGCGCGGCACGAAGCGCGAATAGTCCGAGGCCCAGGTCACCCACGAGATTCCCCAGCCGACGCCGACGGCGGTCATCAGCAGCGTCAGCATCGCCAGATGCGCGCCGGGCTCCAGCGACGTCTTGAGGCCCCAATTGACGACGCCGGCCTGGCTCCAGGCCAGGATGCTCATCAGCACCATGATCGCCACGGTCGCCGGCACGGTGTACTTCTCGAAGGTACGGATGGCATAGAAGCCATAGATGCCGATCATCACCTGCAGCACCATCACGAGGGTGATGACGAGGAAGTTCGCGGTCCAGGTGTCACTGATGCCGAACTGGGCGAGGATGGCCATCGAGATCTTGGCGGGGAAGTAGGTGTTGACCCCGATCCAGCCCAGCGTCATCAGGAACATCAGCAGGCTCGGCAGATAGGCGCCGCGACGGCCGAAGGCGGCACGGCTCAATACCATCTGGTTGACGCCGGTCTTGTGGCCCATCACCGTGAAGGCGCCGAAGATTGCGCAGCCGATCAGGTTGCCGATCACGATCACGGCGATCGTTTCCAGCAGGCCGAGCTTGAGAATAATGCCGAGCGCGCCGAGCGCCCAGTTCACCGGCGCGATGTTGGCGCCGGCCCAGATCCACATTTGCTGCGGTCCGGTGGAATCCCGGTCGGCGTCGGGAATGGGTTCGATGCTGTGAATGTCGGCCCGCAACTCGGAATTCGTCATGCTCGCCCCCGCTGATGAAAACTACCGGCGAAAGCGATCAGCAAGAACTGTACCAGAGTAGCGCATGCGTCTGATCAGGAAATGAGCGATCGGTTCAACACGCCGAGCGTGCATCGAACTGTGTGCTGTTTGCCAAGCAAGCTGCCCATCTTGTAGCCACGCCTTGCGTCGAATCGGTCCAAGCGAGCGTTGCAGAGTTCAGTGGTCGCTCGTCCCGTCGCTGCCGTCAGTCGCTTGCTCTGCGACTATTCGCTGCATCATCGCGATGAAGACGGCCTGTTCCTTCCTGCTTAGCCGGCCGAGCGTGGCGCGATGGGCGTCGCGCGCCGGCGTTTCCAGGCGGGCGAGCAGGGCGGCGCCCGATGGCGTCAGCCGGC
Coding sequences:
- the phoU gene encoding phosphate signaling complex protein PhoU, with protein sequence MAFEHTTKAFDGDLQELTRLVAEMGGLAERQITDSVDALVRRDIPLGMKVAAADQEIDQLQRVIEERAVLTIARRQPMAVDLREIVGAMRVATDLERIGDLAKNIGKRVNALDSDFHPLKLIRGLEHMTDLVRSQVKAVLDAYAAHDLPAAMAVWKGDEEIDAICTSLFRELLTYMMEDPRNISFCIHLMFCAKNIERIGDHATNIAETVFYMIEGEAILDKRPKGDMTNFANAPV
- the pstB gene encoding phosphate ABC transporter ATP-binding protein PstB; its protein translation is MSELSVSSGVSSVSLPPQVAMGEERSKVSVRDLNFYYGDHHALKHINLTLVANRVTAFIGPSGCGKSTLLRIFNRMYDLYPGQRAEGQVMLDSQNVLDPKLDLNLLRARVGMVFQKPTPFPMTIYENIAFGVRLYEKISKSEMDGRVEKALRGGALWNEVKDKLNASGLSLSGGQQQRLCIARTIAVRPEVILFDEPCSALDPISTAKIEELIDELKNDYTIAIVTHNMQQAARVSDSTAFMYLGELIEFGPTNKIFTSPTDRRTQDYITGRFG
- a CDS encoding cytosine permease; translation: MTNSELRADIHSIEPIPDADRDSTGPQQMWIWAGANIAPVNWALGALGIILKLGLLETIAVIVIGNLIGCAIFGAFTVMGHKTGVNQMVLSRAAFGRRGAYLPSLLMFLMTLGWIGVNTYFPAKISMAILAQFGISDTWTANFLVITLVMVLQVMIGIYGFYAIRTFEKYTVPATVAIMVLMSILAWSQAGVVNWGLKTSLEPGAHLAMLTLLMTAVGVGWGISWVTWASDYSRFVPRTISSRQVFWYSYIGMFVPSVWLAVLGATIASVTLDADPAKMVSAVFGGVAALLVLLMVLHGPIASNILNVYSAALAALSMGLKLSRTALALIVGVAGYAVTIYFISAPSFAKAFDNWLISLLMWMSPYAGVILADFFVKRKGVIDVAELYKSPQTSAYGDINWSGMIAFGVGLVAAWLFQDGLVPTLQGPISINLLGGADLSWLAGILVAGGVYLAMDKYAATAPAIASPAE
- the phoB gene encoding phosphate regulon transcriptional regulator PhoB, with the translated sequence MNARILVVEDEEALTTLLRYNLDAEGYEVETVARGDDADTRLKERVPDLVVLDWMLPGLSGIELCRRLRARPETKSLPIIMLTARGEESERVRGLATGADDYIVKPFSVPELLARVKGLLRRAAPERLATVLSFGDIELDRDKRRVVRSGRPIDLGPTEYRLLEFFLEHPGRVFSREQLLDSVWGRDIYIDERTVDVHIGRLRKILNPRGEQDPIRTVRGAGYALDDRFASISAEQAS